In the genome of Notamacropus eugenii isolate mMacEug1 chromosome 5, mMacEug1.pri_v2, whole genome shotgun sequence, one region contains:
- the SERINC2 gene encoding serine incorporator 2, which translates to MGACLGVCSLLSCASCLCGSAPCILCGCCPSSRNSTISRLAFTFLLFLGVLVAVIMLAPGVESQLYKLPWVCEGGTSTLGIQGHIDCGSLLGHRAVYRMCFALAAFFFLFTLLMICVKTSKDPRAAIQNGFWFFKFLVLLGITVGAFYIPDGSFTNVWFYFGVVGSFLFILIQLILLIDFAHSWNQSWLWKAEERDSRCWYAGLFFFTFLFYGIAIAAIALMYTYYTHSGGCYEGKVFISLNLVFCVCVSIVSVLPKVQEAQPNSGLLQASVISAYTMFVTWLALTNIPDQKCNPNLPVIANTTSVDPSDVYVTQWWDAPSIVGLIVFILCTIFISIRSSDNKQVNSLMQTEETPPMLNGQEQASEGRAYDNEQDGVSYSYSFFHFCLFLASLYIMMTLTNWYRPDDVTRKMVSTWTAVWVKISATWAGLVLYLWTLVAPLLLPNRDFS; encoded by the exons ATGGGCGCGTGTTTGGGAGTCTGTTCCCTGCTCAGCTGT GCATCCTGTCTCTGTGGCTCAGCCCCCTGCATCTTGTGTGGCTGCTGCCCCTCCAGCCGCAATTCCACCATCAGTCGCCTTGCCTTCACCTTCTTACTGTTCCTAGGAGTCCTGGTGGCCGTCATTATGCTCGCCCCTGGAGTGGAGAGCCAACTATACAAG CTACCCTGGGTGTGTGAGGGGGGCACATCCACCTTGGGTATCCAGGGCCATATTGACTGTGGATCCCTGCTGGGCCATCGTGCTGTCTATCGCATGTGCTTCGCCCTGgctgctttcttctttctcttcacccTGCTGATGATCTGCGTGAAGACCAGCAAGGACCCCCGAGCTGCCATTCAGAATGG gttttggttttttaagtTCCTGGTTCTTCTGGGCATCACTGTGGGTGCCTTCTATATTCCGGATGGCTCCTTCACCAATG TCTGGTTCTACTTTGGGGTGGTCGGCTCCTTTCTCTTCATCCTCATCCAACTCATCCTGCTGATCGACTTTGCACACTCTTGGAACCAGAGCTGGCTGTGGAAGGCTGAAGAGCGAGATTCGCGGTGCTGGTATGCAG GCCTCTTCTTCTTCACCTTCCTCTTCTATGGAATTGCCATCGCTGCCATAGCCCTCATGTACACCTACTATACCCATTCTGGAGGCTGTTACGAAGGCAAGGTCTTCATCAGCCTCAACCTTGtcttctgtgtctgtgtctccatTGTGTCTGTTCTACCCAAGGTTCAG GAAGCCCAGCCAAACTCAGGCCTGCTCCAGGCCTCTGTCATCAGTGCCTACACCATGTTCGTCACCTGGTTAGCTCTGACCAACATCCCTG ACCAGAAATGCAACCCTAACCTTCCAGTAATCGCCAACACAACAAGCGTGGATCCTTCTGATGTCTACGTTACCCAGTGGTGGGATGCACCTAGCATCGTTGGCCTAATCGTCTTCATCCTCTGTACCATCTTCATCAG CATCCGCTCTTCTGACAACAAGCAGGTGAACAGCCTGATGCAGACAGAGGAGACCCCGCCCATGCTGAATGGTCAGGAGCAGGCATCTGAGGGCCGGGCCTATGATAATGAGCAGGATGGAGTCTCCTACAGCTACTCCTTCTTCCACTTCTGCCTCTTCCTTGCCTCTCTCTACATCATGATGACTCTCACCAACTGGTACAG ACCAGACGATGTCACTAGGAAGATGGTCAGCACTTGGACTGCAGTCTGGGTGAAAATTAGTGCCACCTGGGCGGGGCTGGTCCTCTACCTGTGGACCCTGGTTGCTCCACTTCTCCTGCCCAACCGAGACTTCAGCTGA